A region of the Stieleria neptunia genome:
CGCTTTGGTCCGAATCCGCGTCCGATCGGGCCGCTGGACCAGCGGCCGGACCTGACTGCTGCCGGCGGTTGCCGAGCGCGCGATTTCCAGAAATTTGCCGTCCATTGTTTTGACCTGTCAGTCGACGTGAGACTCGGAAAAGCGCAGCGGCAGCGGTGTGACACCGTCGTCGGCGCGGGCGCTGACCAAATCGATCATGGCCCGAAAGGCACGACTGCGTTTTTTGTAGAAGTGCGCGCGGCCCTCGTCAATCGCAGCTGCAAAGCCTTTTCCACGCGTCAACGCCACCGTCTCGATCGGCACCAATTCGCCCCGATCGACAAACCCTTTGATCTCGGCATAGGTCTTCGGCCCCGACACCCATCGCTGCAACGCATCGTCACGCGGCATCTCGCCGTCGGGCGACCGCGCCGGTATGTCGTCGGTGGCAACGTCCAAAAATCGTTGATGCGCCTGAAAATCCTTCCAATAGCCGACGAACACATGGCCGTGCAACAAAAACAAAACGGGATGAACTTCGATCCACTCCAAACACGACGCCATCACAATCGCCAAGTCGACACAAGTTCCGAAGCCGCCGCCGATGGTTTCCCCGGGCGTCCGCAACCGCTGAGTGAATTCGGCGTAAGAGGGCGGCGGATTGATGTAACGCAGCGTGCTGCCCAGCAACAACGCCGCCCAAATTGATCGCACTTGTCGATCCACGCCCGCCCAGCACTCGAGCCCCGAAGCGAACCCGTCGTAGCTTTGATAGCCGTCAAAGCCGGCACCGACCTGATCTTGCAAACACTGTAAATAACCCTGGGCCACATCAATCGTTCGCGCGACCGCCGGATCACGCGGTTGCACGAACGATGGTAGCCAACCGAGTTGAGAATCGTCCAAGGTCCACTGGTCGATCGGCGCCAACCAAACCGCATGCGTGTGGCGGTAGAGCACTTGATCGTGCCAGCGCAGATCGACGAACAAACTGGTCTGGATCCGCTCGTTGATCGCGCGAAACAATTCACCGGTCAACGGCAGCGTCACGCGGTCGGCCAAGTCATAGCGATAAGCTTCCATGTCTAATCTCAGCCGCGACCGAAAGGGATATGAGTCGACGCCGACATGCAATTGGACTTCCAATTCCAGATCATCGATCTGCGTGATCGCTTCCGATTCGGAGTGGTCCGGATGCAGCCGCAGCGTCAGTTGCTCAAAGACGCTTTGGCCGTTGTGCAGCGAGGAGTAGTTGATCTGCTGCTTGGGTCGGACAGAAACCTGGACCAGGTCGCGAATGCAAACGCGCCGCGGATCAGCCGCACGCGGCCTGGCGGAATACCGAGTCAACGGTCGCGTGGTGGTCGCCCCGATGCTCAAGCGGTTCTGCCCGGTTTCCCCCGTGGCTTTCGAGACGAGCGAATCGGCCGACCACAACACGATGCTGCTGCCACGAATCCGTGGCCGATAGGCGGCGATCGATTCCCATCCGCTGCAAAACGCCGCCAGCAGATTCCACTGGGAATCGGCGTAAGCACGATAGAAATGCAGAAAGAAGATCTCCGCAACGGCTTCATCAAACGTGTGTTGAAACCCGATCGCGGCGCGGGCGCCGGCGTGGATCGTCATCGGGGCCAATCGCGCCGCCGAGTCCCAGCAATGAAAACCGACCAGCAACGGATTGGGTGAACCCCGGTTGAGCAACCGCGCGATGACTTCGGCACGATACTCCTTCGCCTCCGCGGATGGATCGGCCAAATAAAGCCCATCGCGGAGTCCTGACAAATTGCCGCCGAGTCGTTCCCGGCCGCTCCGATTGTCAAAGCCGGTGACGTGAACGACGTCCGGCGACACGGATTCGATTTCCTCACCGAGTTGTCTTTCGGTCGGATTCTCCAGCACCCCGGTCGTCTCCGGACTTAACGCCCGCAACCCTCCGGTGACCAATTGACGCTGGGCCGAAAAATTAAAGTGCCGCGCGAGCTCCCCCGGCGCCGTCTCGATCACGACCAAACGTTTGGGCGTCCGCTTGCGTTTGCGACGCCCCGTTTTCAGATGCCGCACAACCAAAATGGCTTCGTTGTCGCGATACGGTTTGGTGGCCGCGGCCAGCACGTATTCCCAGGGCAGAATCCTGGCCTCCCAGAATTCATCCACCGGGGAATCGGGAACGGAAACCTCCACGATCCCGTTTAATCGCCGCAGGTGTTTGGCGGTCACTCCCAACCCGCGAAGCTCACGCTGCAGCCGAACCGTCTGTCGCTGCCGGGCCGCCGGGTCGTCGGCCCAACGATGCCGTTGGCGAACGACATAGTTCCAACGCATCGCAAACGCCTGCAACGGCGGGCCGCAGCGGATGCGACACACCTCCGAGTCAACCGTGCGCAAGACGACGCTGGACATCAGCTTTCCTGGTTTCGGATCGATCGCACGTCCACGGGCCGGCGATCAGTCTTGGAAAAACGGGTTCACCATGCTGCCATCGGCGGCGCGACGGGGCGTTTTGGTTTGCTCATTAGACGGTGCAACCGGAGCGAGCTGTTTCGGCTTGGCAAACGACTGCGGCGTGACGGTGGATTCGGAATTCCGCGTTTCGGTCACCGCCTGCTCCGATTCAAACTGGACCTCTTTGATTTCAGGGATCTTCGTCTGATCCAACGTTTCAATCTGCGAATCGAGTTCTTGCATCTGTTGTTCCATCTCCGCCAGCATCTCATCGACGCTGTGAATTTCAGCTTGGGAGCCCTTGTCGGGGTCCGGAACCATCGCCAACAGAGGAATGATCGCAAAGATAACGACCACGAACGATCCGATCACGTTCAGGATGAAATTGACGATCCAGATCCCGAAGGCGCGGAACAGCCCGCAGTTTGCGACATGCGCAATCATGTAAAGCGTCACGAAAAAGGTCAGTGGGATCGCGATCAAGGCGCCGAGCTGCCCGAGCATGTCCTGTACCGCGACAGCAATGAAGCCATTGACGAAATACATCGCTACCAACCATCCGCAGCAAGCCAAGAATCCCGGCGAAGCGTTGCCAATCCAATGGATCGAAAGTTTCAGAGAGCCGGCCGCCAACACAACCGTTGTCAGCAAGATCCCTGCAATCACCGCGAGGCTGATTGCTCCGAGTGCTAAGAATTGTTCTACGCTGATGGTTTCCATGGTTGCGATTGCCGGCATGTGATTACGGACGGATTTCCACGTCAGGTCGAAAACCGTAGCTCAGCAATCGCAGGTCGGGATGGACATCGCAACCGCCCCAGCGGTGGACGGCGTAAGAGGTTCAAGAGGCCGTCGGAGCAATCGTCAGGACCGGAATGACGGGCAACGCGGTGAAGCAGTTTTTAGCGGCAGGGCGCGAGCCCTCCGGTCGTTCACGGTGTTGTTGATGCGCGACCGGACGGCTTGCGGGCTGTCGGTTTTGTCGGGATCTGCTGAGTCAATGGTGAGCCGCTGGCCGTAAGGCCTCGGGCAGCGTCGCAGTGCCCGGCCGCTTACGCGTCGCGGCTCACAAAATCGACAGCCCGCTCGCGCCGTTCCGCGAACACGTCGTCAATCTCGGGGCATCCACGCCGTCGCGATCCGGCTCAACCCAGCCGCTCGATCAGTGCGGTCGACAACTCATCGATCTTGACCCGTGTCTGCTCCAATGTGTCTCGATCGCGAATCGTGACGGTCTTGTCGCTCAGGGATTCGCCATCGACGGTGATACAGAACGGGGTGCCGGCTTCATCCTGTCGTCGGTAACGTCGGCCGACGGCGCCCTTGTCGTCGTAGAACACATTCATGTGCTGTTTCAGTTCGCCGTAAATCTCTTGCGCGACTTCGGGCATGCCGTCTTTTTTGACCAGCGGAAAAATCGCGGCTTTGATGGGGGCCAAACGCGGATGCAGTTTCATCACCGTGCGTGTCTGCATCTGCCCCTTGTCGTCGGGCGCTTGATCTTCGGTGTAGGCTTCACAGAGGAACGCCAACACGCCGCGATCGGCACCGGCGGACGGTTCGACCACGTGCGGGATGAATTTTTCGTTGGTCGCTTCGTCGCGGTACGACAGGTCTTTGCCGCTGCCACGATACTTGGGCTTGCCGTGTTCGTTCAGTTCAACCTGCATCGGCTCGCCTGCGGGTGAATTGGGATTCAACTTGCCTTCCATGTGGCTTCGCAAGTCGAAATCGCCACGGTGGGCGATGCCTTCCAATTCACCGTATTCACCCGGCGGCAAGAACGGAAACGCGTATTCGATGTCGGCCGTCCCGACGCTGTAGTGCGCCAGTTCCGCCGGCTCGTGCTCACGCATGATCAACGAATCGCTCGACAGTCCCAGTTCGGTGTACCAGGCCATCCGGCGGTCGCGCCAATAACGGTACCAGGCTTGCGACTGATCCGGCGGACAGAAAAACTCGATCTCCATCTGTTCAAACTCACGCGATCGGAACGTGAAATTCCGCGGCGTGATTTCGTTGCGAAAACTCTTTCCGATCTGGCCGATGCCGAACGGCACTTTGACGCGAGAGGAATCCAGCACGTTCTTGAAATTGACGAAAATACCTTGAGCGGTCTCCGGCCGCAGGAACGTGGTGTCGTCCTCGCCACCGAGCGCGCCCAGGGTCGTCTTGAACATCAAATTGAACTCTCGCGGCTCGGTCAGCGTGCCGAGCGTTTTCGCATCGGGGGCCAGCACCGAATCGGTGTCGTCGAGTTTGTCCAACGTCAACGATTCATCGGAAATCGTCAGCTCGTCCGCGTTCTTGGCACGCAGCTTGAAAAACTTCATCGCACGGCGACGGACCTCATCGAATTCCTGCTCGACTTCGGCCAACGTGGACACGAAAATCTTTCGGTCGCCCCGTTCGCACCAGCGTCCACGGACCTGGTCGAATCGATATCGTTTTTTTGATTCGCGACAATCGACCATGTGATCGTGGAACAAATCGTAGTGGCCGCTGCACTTCCAAACTTGGGGGTGCATGATGATCGTGCAATCCAGCCCGACCATTTCAAAGGATGCCGGAGCGCCCGGCGGCGTCACCAAATCGTTGTGGCCGCGGATCATGTCCTGCCACCACGCTTCCTTCAAATTGCGTTTCAGTTCCACCCCCAGCGGACCGTAGTCCCAAAACCCCTGGACACCGCCATATATTTCGCTGGATTGGAAGAGGAAGCCACGTCGCTTGCACAGCGACACGATTTTGTCCATCGATTTCATGGTCGGAAGGATCGAAACGTTGGTGGAAAGGGGGGGAAAGGACTCGAATTGGGAGAATGTACGTGCAATGCGTGACTTGCGGGAGGTCAGCTTCGCCCCCGCCGAGCGGTTTTGGTGGGGTCTGAGCCGAAAAAGGGTCAAAAAATGGAGGGGTCAAAAAATGAGAGCAAGGTCAGTCAGCGAAACGTCTGCCGCGGCGCCGCAGATTCGATTGGCCCCGCTCAGGCCGTGGCCGCTCTGCCCCCATTTTTTGACCAGCCCATTTTTTGACCAGCCCCCGCAGCGACCAGCTTGAGCGTCAATGAATCGCGGTGGGACGCGTCGGCACGCCCTTGCCCCTTTCCAATGCCACCTGCGGGGCAACATTCAGAATGAGGCCGAAAAGATCCGGTCGATTTCCGACGCGGGCCCGTCTTCGTGAAGCATCGAACCGTATTGCAGAAAATTCTGGTGCAGCTTGAAACAGCGTGTCAGATCATGCTGAATATGGCTGGCCCCCGAATCGCACAAATAGCGATACAGATAATCGCGATAGTCGGGATGGGCACAACGTTCGATGATCTTCAAGGCGCGTTGTTTCGGAGCCAGACCACGCAGGTCGGCCAGCCCCTGCTCGGTGACGATCACTTGAACGGAGTGTTCGCTGTGGTCGATGTGGGTGCACATCGGGACGATCGCCGAAATGCTTCCGCCCTTGGCGACCGACGGGCACATGAAGATCGACGTGTACGCATTGCGCGTGAAGTCGCCACTGCCGCCGATTCCGTTCATGATCCGCTTGCCGCAGACATGGGTTGAATTGACGTGCGCAAAGATATCGACTTCCAGCGCGGTGTTCATCGAAATGATCCCGAGCTGTCGCACCGCCGCGGGATTGTTGGAAATGTCTTGCGGGCGGAGCACCAGCCGCGAGGAGAAAAAGTCGTGCTGCTCGTCGAGCTGTTGCATCTGTTTCGGCGAGAGCACCAACGCACAGGTGCTGGCCCCTTTCAGCCGACCTTGCAACATCAATTCGAACGCCGAGGACTGCAGGACTTCCGTGTACATGGTGAAATCGGGCAGATCCGGGTGCTCGCCGATCGCTTCCAGAACGGCGTTGGCAACGTTTCCCACCCCGCTTTGAATCGGCAGGAATTCGCGGGGGATCCGGCCGCAAGCGATTTCAGCGGCAAAGAATTCGGCGACATGACGGGCGATGGCCTTGTTGACGTCATTGGCTTCGGTAAAAGCCGTCGCTTCATCCGGCTCGTTCGTTTCGACGATCCCGATCACTTTGTCGGGGTCGACGCGTGCGTAGGGTTTGCCGATCCGCTGCAGGGGATGATCCAGATCGATGGCGGGGCGATACGGGGGGGTCTTGGGGATGACGATATCGGACATCTCCGCGATCCGCCGAGACTGCCCGCGATTGAGTTCGATGATGACGTGTTCGGCGGAATGCAAAAACGCGGGGGAGGCACCGATGGAATTGGTCAGATAGACGCGTCCGTCGGCGGTGATCTCGGACGCTTCGATCACCGCAAAATCGATCTTTCCGAAAAAACCGAACAGGGTGAACTGGGGAACGTCCGACAGGTGCATGTCGACGAAGTCCACGTCGCCCCGATTGATTTGGTCGCGAAGCGTGCGTGAAGATTGATAGGGCGCGCGCCAGCGGATCGCCTCGGCCTGGGCGAGCGTTTCGTCAAGACTGCGGCCGGTCGAAGCCCCCGTCAGCACTCGCAGCGCATACGGCAGCCCGGCGGAGTGGTCCTGTCGCGCGCGACGGGCCAGCGCCTCCGGCACGGCTTTGGCCGCCCCCGCCGGAGTGAAACCGCTGAATGCCACCATCGCCCCGTCGGGGATCAGGCCGGCCACCTCGTCAGCCTCCAGGACGGGAAAACCTTCGTAGTCCACTGAATCAGCCCCCAGTTCCGCATTGTGTTGGAAATCGGCAGACTCGAACGGAATCCAGGGATGCCTTCAATCAAGGATGCCTTCGATCAAGCCCGAAAACTCACCCACGCCGTTCTCATCACGCGGCGCTCACGGTGCTTAAAAAGCTAGGCCACGGAGATTCAATAGATCGGTCGCCCGCGGGTTTCAATCCAATTGGGCGGCGCGAGGGTTCGGAATGTGCCGCTAAGCACCCGCGACGTAAGAGCAGAAGACGCCGACGTTACCGATCGCCGACAGGGGGCCTCCCTCTCAGCCACCCATTTTTTGACCCACCCGCCAAGTTGCCGAGTCCGGACGTCGGGGCCGGTGCGCTGAATCCGCCCACTTGGGGATCGGAACCCTGGCGACGTTTCAGACGTTGATCGGCAGAACGTCCGGCGGACGCCCTAGTACCGCGAGGTGGTCGGATAAGGCAGCGGGGTGGCGATCTGGCTGTTCGCGTTGGTGCGGGCGGCGTCCAAATTGGAGTTGATTTGGCGGCTGAGCGCCGCGACGCGTTCGGCGATCATCGGTTGGGTGTTGTTGAGCGCCAAGGCCCGCTGGTAATTCTGCAGCGCCTGGGGCAGATCGCCATCGGTTTCCCGCAACCGCGCCAGCGCCAACCAGGCTCGGGAGTTATTGGCGTCCAGCTGAACCGCGTCTTCCAGATACTTCAGTGCCGTCTGAGACTCGCCGGCCTCCTCGTACAACCGCGCCAATTCCACCCGCGGTTCCGACGCCGTCGGATGATTGGACGCCCAATTTTTGACCAACGCGAACGCACGGTCCGGACGGCCGGTGTCCATCAGCAGCACGGCCAACCCTCGATGGCACTCAATATGGTTGGGGTCGTGATCGAGACATTGGTTGTAAAGCGCTTCGGCATTGCGAAACAACGTCTCGTCATTCCGCTGGCTGGCCAGCCGATGCGTCGTGGCGGCCAAGTTGTAATAACCGTCTGGATTGCTCGGATCCTCCGCCACCACCTGCTGAAATTGCTGCAGCGCCGCGGTGTACTGCCCCTGCTGGTGAAGCTGGGCACCCAAGACGTTTTTTCCACTCGCGGTCCAGCTGCATCCGGCCGATGAAAGGACTGGCAACAGCGCCAGCAAAAGAATCGCTGCGCGCCGACGGGTGAAAAATCGACATCCGGAGCAGGAGCCGCCGCCTTGATGGGTGGCTTTCTGTTCAGATTGAAAAGTCATTTAACTGCCATCCTGACATGTTACGACCGCACCTTCAGGGGGGATCTACTCAGACCCGCCGGAGGCATCGCGGTCCGAAGAGCGTCGCATTGTGCAGGGGAACCCTATCAACACGCGCCGAAACCACGCAAGAGAGGAACTTTCGTGCCGCAAACCACGTCGAACGGGGCACGCGTGAGCTCGCAATGCCAATCTGCACGGATTAGGACGGTCGTACCAATCATGGGAGACAGCCCAAACCCCGTGAAAAACGCCTTTTTCATTGCGGTTCCACACGACCTAATTACACTTCGTGCCAGGTACCGCCGCGCAACAGCGCAGATCCCCTAGCTTATCGATTTTGCAACTTTTGACCTAAGACGGGTCAACTCCGACAACCGAAGTGTTGTTGCCGGACTCAACCCCACAAGTGCTGCCCCAACAGACTGACTGCCCGCAACCCGGGCATAATGACGAGGCCTCTGGATGACCTTCCGCAAACCATCGCATTCCCTTCGCACACATCTCAGCCGCAACTCCGGGTTGCACTCCGATGGTACGACGCCGCCGGCCGCCACTCCGCGTGCCGGCCGCAACCGCCGCAGCGTGAAGCGCCGTGACGAGAAACGCCGGTCGCTCATGGAGAGCTTGGAGACGCGCCAATTGTTGGCCGGCCCCGAGCTGATCGGGATCCAGCCCAACGAGGGCGATTTGTTGTTCAACGGCGACACGTTGAATTTTTCGCCCAAGGAATTGGTGTTCCGATTCGACGACAACACGCGGATCGACGAGAGCACGTTGGATGCGATTCGGATCACGCGAGCGGGCGAGGATCGGACGTTTGAATCGGCGTCGGTGACGAGCGACTTGGGGACCGGCGGGACGGCGTTGTTTGAATTCCGCGCCCGTCAATCGGGCAGCCTGGGCAACGGCATCACGGTGGAGTTTACCGAGACCAATCGGGTCGACACGTCGGCTCCGATCATCACGACCGACGGACGCACGATCACGATCGACATCAACACCAACCCGTTGCAGCGGACGCTGGCACGTGATTTGGTTTCGGCGATCAACGGTAATCTGAGAACCAGCACCAGTGACCCGGAACTGGCCGGCGATCTGATCGAAGCGATCCAGATCAGCGGTCCATCGGGGCAACGCATCGCTTCGTCCGCCAGCGTGCAAGACAAAACGCTGGTGCTCGACGGGGCCAACGCCGCGCAAGCGGTGACCGACTTTGGGACCAACGGCGCGGTCCGTGTGCGATTGATTTCGCAGCTTCCCGGTCTGGACGGCCGCGGCACCAACCTGGTCGTCGAACAGCGGAACTTCGGCGGCCCGGCCAATCCGGTCGTCGTCGTCAGCGACCAAACGATTCGCGTCCAGGTCAACAGCTTCGCCGCTGACCCGACGACGGCCGACGAGTTTGTCACCGCGCTCAATTCCAACCCGCAAGCCTCGGCCCTGGTCCAGGCGACCATTCAGGAAGGCAACGGGGCGACCCCGATCGGACAGCGAACGGTCAACTATTCACCGATCAACTTGAGTGGTGTCAGCGACGTGGTGGTCGAGCCCGGCTTTGTCGGGCTGGGCGATTCCTCGCGCGAGGTGATCTTTCGATTTTCCGAACCGCTGCCGGACGACATCTACCAAATCGACGTGTTGGGCAGCGGAACATTCGCGCTGCGTGGCGAAGACGGCGAAGCGTTCCAAGACGGCACCGATTTGACACGGGTGTTCAACATCAACTTGGGCCCCCAGGTGGTCGCGGTCGTCCCCGAACCGGTCCGTCGCCAACCCAACGGAACGCTGAGCACCGAATCCGGCAAGATCGAAGTCCACTTCAACGACGACGATCTGTTGCAGTCGGCGGCCACCAACCCCGATTTCTATCAGCTGATCTTCACCCGAGACACGGTCGACAACACCGACGACGTGATCGTTCGGCTTGATCCGGGCAGCGTGACCTACAGCAACATCACGAACATCGCCACGCTGGATTACAAGCGGGCCCTGTCCCGCATCCCCGATCCGGACAACCCCGGACAACTGCTGACCGGAAACGCGCGGCTGCGAATCGGGACGGCGGAAGATTTGCCGATCGAGCCGCAGGAGATCGCCTTGCCGGTCGGCACGCCGGACGCCCCCGACGGTGCCGGCGACAGTTTCCTGACCGCGTACGATTTGAACACGACGTGGAGTTTGAGCGGAGCGACGACGACCCGTTCGGCGACGCTGGTCAGCGAGATCCGCAACGAGACGCCGTTCGAATTGGATCTTCCCGGCCCCGACGTCCCGGGCACGCGAGACATCCGGTCGGAAGACCCGTCACGGCTCGATCGCGTCGTGCCGTTGGATTACGTCCGTCAATTCGCCGACACGGTCGATGGGATCACGACGATCGAATACGACTTCGTCGCCAGTTGGTTGGGCGATGATCC
Encoded here:
- a CDS encoding glycine--tRNA ligase, with protein sequence MDKIVSLCKRRGFLFQSSEIYGGVQGFWDYGPLGVELKRNLKEAWWQDMIRGHNDLVTPPGAPASFEMVGLDCTIIMHPQVWKCSGHYDLFHDHMVDCRESKKRYRFDQVRGRWCERGDRKIFVSTLAEVEQEFDEVRRRAMKFFKLRAKNADELTISDESLTLDKLDDTDSVLAPDAKTLGTLTEPREFNLMFKTTLGALGGEDDTTFLRPETAQGIFVNFKNVLDSSRVKVPFGIGQIGKSFRNEITPRNFTFRSREFEQMEIEFFCPPDQSQAWYRYWRDRRMAWYTELGLSSDSLIMREHEPAELAHYSVGTADIEYAFPFLPPGEYGELEGIAHRGDFDLRSHMEGKLNPNSPAGEPMQVELNEHGKPKYRGSGKDLSYRDEATNEKFIPHVVEPSAGADRGVLAFLCEAYTEDQAPDDKGQMQTRTVMKLHPRLAPIKAAIFPLVKKDGMPEVAQEIYGELKQHMNVFYDDKGAVGRRYRRQDEAGTPFCITVDGESLSDKTVTIRDRDTLEQTRVKIDELSTALIERLG
- a CDS encoding succinate CoA transferase, coding for MDYEGFPVLEADEVAGLIPDGAMVAFSGFTPAGAAKAVPEALARRARQDHSAGLPYALRVLTGASTGRSLDETLAQAEAIRWRAPYQSSRTLRDQINRGDVDFVDMHLSDVPQFTLFGFFGKIDFAVIEASEITADGRVYLTNSIGASPAFLHSAEHVIIELNRGQSRRIAEMSDIVIPKTPPYRPAIDLDHPLQRIGKPYARVDPDKVIGIVETNEPDEATAFTEANDVNKAIARHVAEFFAAEIACGRIPREFLPIQSGVGNVANAVLEAIGEHPDLPDFTMYTEVLQSSAFELMLQGRLKGASTCALVLSPKQMQQLDEQHDFFSSRLVLRPQDISNNPAAVRQLGIISMNTALEVDIFAHVNSTHVCGKRIMNGIGGSGDFTRNAYTSIFMCPSVAKGGSISAIVPMCTHIDHSEHSVQVIVTEQGLADLRGLAPKQRALKIIERCAHPDYRDYLYRYLCDSGASHIQHDLTRCFKLHQNFLQYGSMLHEDGPASEIDRIFSASF
- a CDS encoding tetratricopeptide repeat protein, with product MTFQSEQKATHQGGGSCSGCRFFTRRRAAILLLALLPVLSSAGCSWTASGKNVLGAQLHQQGQYTAALQQFQQVVAEDPSNPDGYYNLAATTHRLASQRNDETLFRNAEALYNQCLDHDPNHIECHRGLAVLLMDTGRPDRAFALVKNWASNHPTASEPRVELARLYEEAGESQTALKYLEDAVQLDANNSRAWLALARLRETDGDLPQALQNYQRALALNNTQPMIAERVAALSRQINSNLDAARTNANSQIATPLPYPTTSRY